A window of Pan paniscus chromosome 10, NHGRI_mPanPan1-v2.0_pri, whole genome shotgun sequence contains these coding sequences:
- the ZNF384 gene encoding zinc finger protein 384 isoform X2: MEESHFNSNPYFWPSIPTVSGQIENTMFINKMKDQLLPEKGCGLAPPHYPTLLTVPASVSLPSGISMDTESKSDQLTPHSQASVTQNITVVPVPSTGLMTAGPGLVITSPSGSLVTTASSAQTFPISAPMIVSALPPGSQALQVVPDLSKKVASTLTEEGGGGGGGGGSVAPKPPRGRKKKRMLESGLPEMNDPYVLSPEDDDDHQKDGKTYRSEGNCGTGNGQSLGLMDSVPGSTTNLLCDPGCRMCSLTFYSKSEMQIHSKSHTETKPHKCPHCSKTFANSSYLAQHIRIHSGAKPYSCNFCEKSFRQLSHLQQHTRIHSKMHTETIKPHKCPHCSKTFANTSYLAQHLRIHSGAKPYNCSYCQKAFRQLSHLQQHTRIHTGDRPYKCAHPGCEKAFTQLSNLQSHRRQHNKDKPFKCHNCHRAYTDAASLEVHLSTHTVKHAKVYTCTICSRAYTSETYLMKHMRKHNPPDLQQQVQAAAAAAAVAQAQAQAQAQAQAQAQAQAQAQAQAQAQASQASQQQQQQQQQQQQQQPPPHFQSPGAAPQGGGGGDSNPNPPPQCSFDLTPYKTAEHHKDICLTVTTSTIQVEHLASS; this comes from the exons ATGGAAGAATCTCACTTCAATTCTAACCCGTACTTCTGGCCTTCTATCCCCACAGTCTCAGGTCAG aTCGAGAACACAATGTTCATCAACAAGATGAAGGATCAGCTGTTGCCAGAGAAGGGCTGTGGTCTGGCCCCACCTCACTACCCCACCTTGCTGACAgtgcctgcctcagtgtccctgcCCTCAGGCATCAGTATGGACACAGAGTCCAAGTCAGACCAGCTGACCCCACACAGCCAAGCGTCCGTTACCCAGAATATCACGGTGGTCCCTGTGCCGTCTACAGGACTGATGACTGCTG GTCCGGGTTTGGTAATCACGTCCCCCTCAGGCTCTCTTGTGACCACAGCATCATCAGCTCAGACCTTCCCCATTTCGGCTCCCATGATTGTCTCAGCTCTTCCCCCTGGCTCACAAGCCCTGCAGGTTGTCCCTGACCTCTCCAAGAAGGTAGCATCGACCCTAACCGAGGAAGGAGgcggaggtggtggtggaggtggcagtgtggCTCCTAAGCCACCCCGGGGCCGGAAGAAGAAACGGATGCTGGAATCAGGGCTGCCCGAGATGAATGACCCTTATGTCCTCTCCCCTGAGGATGATGATGACCATCAGAAAGACGGCAAGACCTACAG GAGCGAAGGGAACTGCGGCACAGGAAATGGACAGAGCCTTGGGCTCATGGATTCAGTTCCCGGCTCCACCACGaatttgctgtgtgaccctgg GTGCCGGATGTGCTCACTGACATTCTACTCCAAGTCGGAGATGCAGATCCACTCCAAGTCACACACCGAGACCAAGCCCCACAAGTGCCCACATTGCTCCAAGACCTTCGCCAACAGCTCCTACCTGGCCCAGCACATCCGTATACACTCAGGGGCTAAGCCCTACAGTTGTAACTTCTGTGAGAAATCCTTCCGCCAGCTCTCCCACCTTCAGCAGCACACCCG GATCCACTCCAAGATGCACACGGAGACCATCAAGCCCCACAAGTGCCCGCACTGCTCCAAGACCTTCGCCAACACCTCCTACCTGGCCCAGCACCTCCGTATCCACTCGGGGGCCAAGCCCTACAACTGTTCCTACTGCCAGAAGGCCTTCCGCCAGCTCTCCCACCTCCAGCAGCACACACG AATCCACACTGGTGATAGACCATACAAATGTGCACACCCAGGCTGTGAGAAAGCCTTCACACAACTCTCCAATCTGCAG TCCCACAGACGGCAACACAACAAAGATAAACCCTTCAAGTGCCACAACTGTCATCGGGCGTACACGGATGCAGCCTCACTAGAGGTGCACCTGTCTACGCACACAGTGAAGCATGCCAAGGTGTACACCTGCACTATCTGCAGTCGGGCATACACATCA GAAACATACCTTATGAAACATATGCGCAAACACAACCCGCCTGATCTTCAGCAACAAGTGCAGGCAGCAGCAGCGGCGGCAGCagtggcccaggcccaggcccaggcccaggctcaAGCTCAAGCCCAGGCTCAGGCTCAGGCTCAGGCTcaagcccaggcccaggcccaggcctccCAGGcatcacagcagcagcagcagcagcagcagcagcagcagcagcaacagccacCACCACACTTCCAGTCTCCTGGGGCAGCCCCCCAGGGCGGGGGTGGTGGGGACAGCAATCCCAACCCTCCACCCCAGTGTTCCTTTGACCTGACCCCGTATAAGACGGCGGAGCATCATAAGGACATCTGCCTCACTGTCACCACCAGCACCATCCAGGTGGAGCACCTGGCCAGCTCTTAG
- the ZNF384 gene encoding zinc finger protein 384 isoform X6, whose translation MEESHFNSNPYFWPSIPTVSGQIENTMFINKMKDQLLPEKGCGLAPPHYPTLLTVPASVSLPSGISMDTESKSDQLTPHSQASVTQNITVVPVPSTGLMTAGPGLVITSPSGSLVTTASSAQTFPISAPMIVSALPPGSQALQVVPDLSKKVASTLTEEGGGGGGGGGSVAPKPPRGRKKKRMLESGLPEMNDPYVLSPEDDDDHQKDGKTYRSEGNCGTGNGQSLGLMDSVPGSTTNLLCDPGCRMCSLTFYSKSEMQIHSKSHTETKPHKCPHCSKTFANSSYLAQHIRIHSGAKPYSCNFCEKSFRQLSHLQQHTRIHTGDRPYKCAHPGCEKAFTQLSNLQSHRRQHNKDKPFKCHNCHRAYTDAASLEVHLSTHTVKHAKVYTCTICSRAYTSETYLMKHMRKHNPPDLQQQVQAAAAAAAVAQAQAQAQAQAQAQAQAQAQAQAQAQAQASQASQQQQQQQQQQQQQQPPPHFQSPGAAPQGGGGGDSNPNPPPQCSFDLTPYKTAEHHKDICLTVTTSTIQVEHLASS comes from the exons ATGGAAGAATCTCACTTCAATTCTAACCCGTACTTCTGGCCTTCTATCCCCACAGTCTCAGGTCAG aTCGAGAACACAATGTTCATCAACAAGATGAAGGATCAGCTGTTGCCAGAGAAGGGCTGTGGTCTGGCCCCACCTCACTACCCCACCTTGCTGACAgtgcctgcctcagtgtccctgcCCTCAGGCATCAGTATGGACACAGAGTCCAAGTCAGACCAGCTGACCCCACACAGCCAAGCGTCCGTTACCCAGAATATCACGGTGGTCCCTGTGCCGTCTACAGGACTGATGACTGCTG GTCCGGGTTTGGTAATCACGTCCCCCTCAGGCTCTCTTGTGACCACAGCATCATCAGCTCAGACCTTCCCCATTTCGGCTCCCATGATTGTCTCAGCTCTTCCCCCTGGCTCACAAGCCCTGCAGGTTGTCCCTGACCTCTCCAAGAAGGTAGCATCGACCCTAACCGAGGAAGGAGgcggaggtggtggtggaggtggcagtgtggCTCCTAAGCCACCCCGGGGCCGGAAGAAGAAACGGATGCTGGAATCAGGGCTGCCCGAGATGAATGACCCTTATGTCCTCTCCCCTGAGGATGATGATGACCATCAGAAAGACGGCAAGACCTACAG GAGCGAAGGGAACTGCGGCACAGGAAATGGACAGAGCCTTGGGCTCATGGATTCAGTTCCCGGCTCCACCACGaatttgctgtgtgaccctgg GTGCCGGATGTGCTCACTGACATTCTACTCCAAGTCGGAGATGCAGATCCACTCCAAGTCACACACCGAGACCAAGCCCCACAAGTGCCCACATTGCTCCAAGACCTTCGCCAACAGCTCCTACCTGGCCCAGCACATCCGTATACACTCAGGGGCTAAGCCCTACAGTTGTAACTTCTGTGAGAAATCCTTCCGCCAGCTCTCCCACCTTCAGCAGCACACCCG AATCCACACTGGTGATAGACCATACAAATGTGCACACCCAGGCTGTGAGAAAGCCTTCACACAACTCTCCAATCTGCAG TCCCACAGACGGCAACACAACAAAGATAAACCCTTCAAGTGCCACAACTGTCATCGGGCGTACACGGATGCAGCCTCACTAGAGGTGCACCTGTCTACGCACACAGTGAAGCATGCCAAGGTGTACACCTGCACTATCTGCAGTCGGGCATACACATCA GAAACATACCTTATGAAACATATGCGCAAACACAACCCGCCTGATCTTCAGCAACAAGTGCAGGCAGCAGCAGCGGCGGCAGCagtggcccaggcccaggcccaggcccaggctcaAGCTCAAGCCCAGGCTCAGGCTCAGGCTCAGGCTcaagcccaggcccaggcccaggcctccCAGGcatcacagcagcagcagcagcagcagcagcagcagcagcagcaacagccacCACCACACTTCCAGTCTCCTGGGGCAGCCCCCCAGGGCGGGGGTGGTGGGGACAGCAATCCCAACCCTCCACCCCAGTGTTCCTTTGACCTGACCCCGTATAAGACGGCGGAGCATCATAAGGACATCTGCCTCACTGTCACCACCAGCACCATCCAGGTGGAGCACCTGGCCAGCTCTTAG